From Domibacillus sp. DTU_2020_1001157_1_SI_ALB_TIR_016, a single genomic window includes:
- the rseP gene encoding RIP metalloprotease RseP produces MNTVIAFIVIFGSLVFFHELGHFLFAKRAGILCREFAIGFGPKIFAHKKGETVYTIRLLPLGGYVRMAGEDPETTELKAGQRIGVVFNEKGEAVNLIVNGRDRFKDARTIEIEKADLEHGLTISGYEEGEEELRTYPVHREALMTEDQLSTQIAPYDRQFNSKTLPQRAMAIFAGPLFNFILAFIIFVVLAMIQGIPTDEPKLGEVINNGAAVEAGLKEGDRVISINGENMGSWKEIVTVIQDNPGKELTFSIDRNGEQLTIPVTPDKETAEGETFGRIGVYSPFEHSVLGSFTYGAKEVYVWTKMIINMLGTIVTGQFSLDMLSGPVGIYVSTDTVAQSGILNLAKWAGVLSINLGIMNLLPLPALDGGRLLFFLYEAIRGKPVDRRMEGMVHFVGFALLMLLMIVVTWNDIERFFLQ; encoded by the coding sequence TTGAATACCGTTATAGCGTTTATCGTTATCTTTGGATCGCTTGTTTTTTTCCATGAATTAGGCCACTTTCTCTTTGCTAAGCGGGCCGGTATTCTATGCCGTGAATTTGCGATCGGATTCGGTCCAAAAATATTTGCGCATAAAAAAGGAGAAACCGTTTATACGATCCGCCTGCTTCCGCTCGGAGGCTATGTACGCATGGCGGGTGAAGACCCGGAAACGACAGAACTGAAAGCCGGCCAGAGAATTGGCGTTGTTTTTAATGAAAAAGGCGAGGCGGTTAATTTAATTGTAAATGGCCGGGATCGCTTTAAAGATGCTCGCACGATTGAAATTGAAAAAGCGGATCTTGAGCATGGCTTAACGATCAGTGGATATGAAGAAGGCGAAGAAGAACTGCGCACTTATCCGGTACACCGTGAAGCTTTAATGACCGAAGACCAGTTAAGCACGCAAATTGCGCCGTATGACCGCCAATTTAATTCAAAAACGCTTCCGCAGCGTGCTATGGCTATTTTTGCCGGTCCTTTGTTTAACTTCATTCTTGCGTTCATTATTTTCGTAGTACTGGCCATGATTCAGGGAATTCCAACGGACGAGCCAAAGCTTGGTGAAGTGATTAACAATGGGGCAGCAGTTGAAGCGGGCCTGAAAGAAGGAGACCGTGTGATCTCTATTAATGGAGAAAACATGGGATCCTGGAAAGAAATCGTTACGGTTATTCAGGACAACCCAGGAAAAGAGTTAACTTTTTCGATCGATCGTAATGGGGAACAATTAACGATACCTGTTACGCCGGATAAAGAAACGGCAGAAGGCGAAACATTCGGCCGTATCGGCGTGTATAGTCCTTTTGAGCACTCTGTACTTGGCTCGTTCACGTATGGGGCCAAAGAAGTGTACGTTTGGACGAAGATGATCATCAATATGCTTGGCACGATTGTAACGGGACAGTTTTCGCTTGATATGCTGTCAGGGCCTGTTGGCATTTATGTTTCCACCGATACAGTCGCTCAGTCCGGCATTTTAAACCTGGCAAAATGGGCGGGCGTACTGAGCATAAATCTCGGGATTATGAATCTCCTGCCGCTTCCAGCTTTAGACGGCGGACGCCTGCTGTTTTTCTTGTATGAAGCGATACGTGGAAAGCCGGTAGACCGCCGCATGGAGGGTATGGTGCATTTTGTCGGCTTTGCGCTGCTTATGCTTTTGATGATTGTGGTTACATGGAATGATATTGAAAGATTCTTTTTACAGTAA
- a CDS encoding 1-deoxy-D-xylulose-5-phosphate reductoisomerase: MKTISLLGATGSIGVQTLDIIRKHPNSFRLAAFSAGKNEEAAENIIREFEPALVSVIEKNTAERLQTKFPSIRVLYGKEGLEAAAVIPEADTLVNAVIGSVGLEPTLKAIKAKKNIAIANKETLVTAGHIVTEAAKQAGVHLLPVDSEHSAIFQSLQGEQEKNISRLILTASGGSFRDRKRDELEKVTVEETLNHPNWSMGAKITVDSATMMNKGLEVIEAHWLFGLPYEQIDVILHRESIIHSMVEFHDRSVMAQLGSPDMRVPIQYALTWPDRLPLPGTAQLNLAEIGRLHFQEMDFDRYRMLHLAYTAGRTGGTMPAVMNAANEEAVAAFLDRKISFLQIDEMVERTMEGHTPVQSPELGAVLEADAEARAAVRSLLS, encoded by the coding sequence GTGAAAACGATAAGTTTATTAGGGGCAACCGGATCCATTGGTGTGCAGACTCTTGATATTATACGAAAGCATCCAAATTCTTTCCGGCTAGCGGCTTTTTCTGCAGGGAAAAACGAGGAAGCTGCTGAAAACATCATTCGAGAATTTGAGCCAGCGCTCGTCTCCGTTATTGAAAAAAATACAGCGGAACGCCTGCAGACGAAGTTTCCGTCCATACGCGTATTGTATGGAAAGGAAGGGCTTGAAGCAGCGGCAGTGATTCCGGAAGCAGACACACTTGTAAACGCGGTGATTGGCAGTGTCGGCCTGGAGCCGACGCTTAAAGCGATAAAGGCAAAAAAAAACATCGCCATTGCTAATAAAGAAACGCTTGTTACAGCTGGACATATTGTAACAGAGGCCGCAAAGCAGGCGGGCGTTCATTTACTTCCAGTTGACAGTGAGCATTCAGCCATTTTTCAAAGCCTGCAGGGTGAACAGGAAAAAAATATCAGCCGGCTCATTTTAACAGCTTCAGGCGGAAGCTTCCGTGATAGAAAAAGGGATGAGCTCGAAAAAGTAACCGTAGAAGAAACATTAAATCATCCAAACTGGTCTATGGGCGCGAAAATAACAGTCGATTCTGCTACAATGATGAATAAGGGGCTTGAAGTAATTGAAGCGCACTGGCTGTTTGGCCTGCCTTATGAACAAATTGATGTTATTTTGCATCGTGAAAGCATCATCCACTCGATGGTTGAGTTTCATGACCGGTCGGTGATGGCACAGCTTGGTTCACCTGATATGCGTGTGCCAATCCAGTATGCACTCACTTGGCCGGACCGGCTGCCTCTTCCTGGTACGGCTCAGCTGAATTTAGCCGAGATTGGCCGTCTTCATTTTCAAGAGATGGATTTTGACCGATACCGTATGCTTCATCTTGCGTACACAGCGGGACGCACAGGCGGAACGATGCCTGCCGTGATGAATGCGGCAAATGAAGAAGCAGTCGCTGCTTTTCTCGATCGGAAAATATCATTTTTGCAAATTGATGAAATGGTGGAGCGGACGATGGAGGGACATACACCTGTTCAATCACCAGAACTTGGGGCAGTGCTGGAGGCAGATGCTGAAGCCAGGGCGGCAGTACGCTCACTTTTATCATAA